Proteins encoded within one genomic window of Neorhizobium galegae bv. orientalis str. HAMBI 540:
- a CDS encoding nucleotidyltransferase family protein, with amino-acid sequence MKSIDLVYQTMLAELGQRAMDAAWTADFPSEGRFVKAAVKGNRYWYFDISDEAGGKKRRYVGPVDDPEISQRVETFKREKDDYRARRRMVLSLTREGGMIASDPMSGAIVEALAAGGLFRLRGVLIGTVAFQTYAGILGVRLPAAALLTGDADIAQDYAISREVEDTLPPILELLQAVDETFRPVPHRSGAAASSAFQNAKGYRVEFLRSNRGSDDYIDQPARMPALGGASADPLRFLDFLIRDPTRTMLLHKGGIVVTVPDPSRYAVHKLIVASRRRNDGQSAVKRDKDIRQSSLLFEALDQTRRHADLALAYTEAWERGPAWQDGIRFGAAMLNEAEKERLRDSLRLGAQQIGETVTMPFS; translated from the coding sequence ATGAAGTCGATTGATCTCGTGTACCAGACCATGCTTGCAGAATTGGGGCAGCGTGCAATGGATGCAGCATGGACCGCCGATTTTCCATCCGAGGGGCGTTTCGTCAAGGCAGCCGTAAAGGGCAATCGGTACTGGTATTTTGATATATCGGACGAAGCCGGCGGCAAGAAACGTCGCTACGTCGGTCCGGTCGATGATCCTGAGATCTCTCAGCGAGTTGAAACATTCAAACGCGAAAAGGATGATTATCGCGCTCGCAGGCGCATGGTCTTATCTCTTACCCGCGAAGGCGGCATGATTGCATCAGATCCAATGTCAGGCGCCATTGTCGAAGCGTTGGCAGCGGGGGGACTATTCCGGCTTCGCGGCGTCTTGATCGGCACCGTGGCGTTCCAAACATATGCCGGCATCCTCGGTGTTCGACTTCCTGCTGCGGCGCTTTTGACAGGGGATGCGGACATTGCCCAGGACTATGCGATCTCCCGCGAGGTGGAAGACACCTTACCCCCCATATTGGAGTTACTGCAGGCCGTGGATGAAACCTTCCGGCCAGTGCCCCATCGATCAGGCGCAGCAGCTTCTTCGGCATTTCAAAACGCCAAAGGATATAGGGTCGAATTCCTGAGATCTAATAGAGGAAGCGACGACTATATCGATCAACCCGCTCGCATGCCTGCCCTCGGCGGTGCAAGCGCCGATCCACTCCGCTTCCTGGACTTCCTCATCCGCGATCCAACAAGAACGATGCTTCTGCACAAGGGCGGCATCGTCGTGACTGTTCCCGATCCGTCACGGTATGCTGTCCATAAGCTCATCGTCGCATCTCGACGTCGCAACGACGGCCAAAGCGCCGTAAAGCGCGACAAAGATATTCGACAGTCCTCGCTCCTGTTTGAAGCGCTCGATCAGACACGACGGCATGCAGATCTCGCCCTTGCCTACACCGAGGCATGGGAGCGGGGTCCAGCTTGGCAGGATGGCATTCGCTTCGGGGCGGCCATGCTCAATGAAGCCGAAAAGGAGAGGCTCCGAGATTCGCTTCGACTGGGAGCACAGCAAATCGGTGAGACTGTCACCATGCCATTCTCATGA
- a CDS encoding FadR/GntR family transcriptional regulator, with protein sequence MAELQLTPPRKERLADKLYGQILEQILNGAFKEGDRLPAENDICSAFSVSRPVVRQALIRLQADGLVYSRRGSGTFVRAVPPSAITRFVLPSNVAGYLKSFEVRFALEAAAASLAAERRSSQNLHNLDEANELLREKIMNGQSPSEADFNFHREVAVASGNDLFVSLFEHLRGEISGSMGVALNLTKLGSDERRIAVLREHQQIVEAIRARNGEHAALYMRYHLVRARERITDAQRDP encoded by the coding sequence ATGGCGGAACTGCAATTGACGCCGCCGCGCAAGGAGAGGCTGGCGGACAAACTATACGGCCAGATCCTCGAGCAGATTCTGAATGGCGCCTTCAAGGAAGGCGATCGGCTGCCGGCGGAGAACGATATCTGCTCTGCTTTTTCCGTATCGCGCCCGGTGGTTCGCCAGGCCTTGATCCGGTTGCAGGCTGATGGCCTTGTCTATTCGCGGCGCGGTTCCGGCACATTCGTGCGCGCCGTGCCGCCCTCGGCCATCACCCGCTTCGTACTGCCGTCCAATGTCGCGGGTTATCTGAAGTCCTTCGAGGTTCGTTTCGCGCTGGAGGCTGCGGCAGCGTCGCTGGCGGCGGAGCGCCGCTCCAGCCAGAACCTTCACAATCTCGACGAAGCCAACGAGCTGTTGCGCGAAAAAATCATGAACGGCCAGTCTCCCAGCGAGGCGGATTTCAATTTTCATCGCGAGGTCGCCGTCGCGAGCGGCAACGACCTGTTCGTATCGCTCTTCGAGCACCTGCGCGGAGAGATCAGCGGCTCTATGGGCGTGGCGCTCAACCTGACGAAACTGGGCTCGGACGAGCGACGGATCGCCGTGCTGCGCGAGCACCAGCAGATCGTCGAAGCGATCCGGGCGAGAAACGGGGAGCACGCGGCGCTCTATATGCGCTACCATCTGGTGCGTGCCCGCGAGCGGATTACCGACGCGCAACGCGATCCCTGA